One stretch of Zingiber officinale cultivar Zhangliang chromosome 6B, Zo_v1.1, whole genome shotgun sequence DNA includes these proteins:
- the LOC121990212 gene encoding alpha-humulene synthase-like, with the protein MEKQSTTPVSSNEDIVIRKTSKYHPSIWNDYFIHHTTTPALTEVSIRAEELKEQIKNLFRETSDILQIMNLIDAIQLLGLDYHFEKEIDAALSLISKHDAKNFELYETSLWFRLLRQHGFYVPPDVFNKFKDEEGNFMSNLNEDVKGLLSLYNAAYLRIHGEYILDEAILFTKNRLASLLDELKQPLVILVSLFLETPLCRRNKRLLARKYIFIYQEEERRNGAVLEFAKLDFNMLQSLHQEELKKISIWWNDLALAKSLNFARDRIVECYYWIHNVHFEPHYSRARLICTKVIALLSLLDDIYDNYSTLQESQLLTEAIQRWEPQAIDEISEYLKDFYLKFLRTFKEFENELESDEKYRIPFLQDEIKALSRSYFIEAKWGIEKYVPTLEEHLSNSLVTTAYPVLICACYVGMDQVASKEVFEWVASFPKIIKASTMICRLMDDVTSHELEQQREHAASTVESYMKEFATDEKEAYKNLMEMVEDAWKDHNKECLNPTQVPRLLIEKIVNFSRVIEEFYKYTDTYTDSKTTTKDNVNILLVESVLI; encoded by the exons ATGGAGAAGCAATCAACCACCCCGGTTAGTAGCAATGAAGATATAGTAATTcgtaaaacatcaaaatatcatcCGAGTATTTGGAACGATTATTTCATCCACCACACTACTACTCCTGCTCTCACAGAG GTGTCGATTAGAGCGGAAGAGCTAAAGGAGCAAATAAAGAACTTGTTTCGAGAAACCAGTGACATATTGCAAATTATGAATTTGATCGATGCAATTCAGTTGCTCGGCTTGGATTACCACTTTGAGAAAGAAATAGATGCGGCACTAAGTTTAATTTCTAAGCATGATGCTAAGAACTTTGAACTTTATGAAACTTCTCTCTGGTTTCGATTACTTAGGCAACATGGTTTCTATGTGCCTCCAG ATGTTTTTAACAAGTTCAAGGATGAGGAAGGAAACTTCATGTCAAACTTGAATGAAGATGTGAAGGGATTATTAAGCTTATACAATGCAGCTTACCTTAGGATACACGGGGAATATATACTTGATGAAGCTATATTGTTTACAAAGAATAGACTTGCATCATTGTTGGACGAACTTAAACAACCATTAGTAATATTGGTGTCTCTTTTTCTTGAAACACCACTATGCCGGAGAAATAAACGGCTCTTGGCAAGAAAATATATCTTTATTTATCAAGAGGAGGAAAGGCGAAATGGAGCAGTATTAGAGTTTGCAAAGTTGGATTTTAATATGCTACAATCTCTTCACCAAGAGGAACTAAAGAAAATTTCAAT ATGGTGGAATGATCTAGCACTTGCTAAATCACTAAACTTTGCTCGCGATCGAATAGTGGAATGTTATTATTGGATACATAATGTGCACTTTGAGCCTCACTATTCTCGTGCAAGATTAATTTGTACCAAGGTTATTGCATTGTTGTCACTTTTGGATGACATAT ATGATAATTATAGCACACTGCAAGAGAGCCAATTATTAACTGAGGCAATTCAAAG GTGGGAACCTCAAGCCATTGATGAAATATCAGAATACTTAAAGGATTTCTATCTCAAGTTTCTAAGAACTTTCAAGGAATTTGAAAATGAACTAGAAAGTGATGAGAAATACCGCATACCATTTCTTCAAGATGAA ATAAAAGCTTTATCAAGGTCTTACTTCATAGAAGCCAAATGGGGCATTGAAAAATATGTGCCCACACTAGAGGAACATCTAAGTAACTCACTAGTCACCACTGCATATCCTGTGCTTATCTGTGCTTGTTATGTAGGCATGGATCAAGTGGCATCAAAGGAGGTATTTGAGTGGGTTGCTAGCTTCCCCAAAATCATTAAAGCTAGCACTATGATTTGTAGACTCATGGATGATGTAACTTCACATGAG CTTGAGCAACAAAGAGAACATGCAGCTTCAACAGTAGAATCTTATATGAAAGAGTTTGCCACAGATGAAAAAGAAGCTTATAAGAATCTTATGGAGATGGTGGAGGATGCGTGGAAGGATCACAACAAAGAATGCCTCAATCCAACACAAGTACCTCGACTTTTAATTGAAAAAATAGTAAACTTTTCAAGAGTAATAGAAGAATTTTACAAGTACACTGACACATACACCGATTCCAAAACTACAACGAAAGATAATGTCAATATATTGTTGGTTGAATCTGTTCTTATTTAA